The following proteins are encoded in a genomic region of Hymenobacter siberiensis:
- a CDS encoding alpha-amylase family protein, with protein sequence MYTSFTYPGRNNTYSNYQWHWGNFTATQQALNNGWYQWKAYDFQPYANGDAYDNLLGSEIQYNNPSNVNETIGWGNWVTTKLSLDGYRLDATKHMYTPFVNQWLGMR encoded by the coding sequence GTGTACACGAGCTTCACCTACCCCGGCCGCAACAATACCTACAGCAACTACCAGTGGCACTGGGGCAATTTTACGGCAACCCAGCAGGCCCTCAACAACGGCTGGTACCAATGGAAAGCATACGACTTCCAGCCCTACGCCAACGGCGACGCCTACGATAACCTGCTCGGCTCCGAGATTCAGTACAACAACCCTTCGAACGTCAACGAAACCATCGGCTGGGGCAACTGGGTTACCACCAAGCTCAGCCTCGACGGCTACCGCCTCGATGCCACCAAGCACATGTACACGCCCTTCGTGAACCAGTGGCTGGGGATGCGGTGA